One window of the Pempheris klunzingeri isolate RE-2024b chromosome 10, fPemKlu1.hap1, whole genome shotgun sequence genome contains the following:
- the LOC139208876 gene encoding glycophorin-C-like, whose translation MEEPSFTPASFQTQTEAMTRPALTTDYDMDDRYFDAILGAVIITIVLVLVGLAVVVIRYMFRHKGSYSTNEAKGTEFAETADVALRGDPALRDAVDGSKREYFI comes from the exons ATGGAAGAACCGTCATTTACGCCAGCTTCTTTTCAGACTCAAACAGAAGCCATGACAAGACCTGCGCTGACCA cagatTACGATATGGATGACAGATATTTTGACGCCATTCTGGGTG CTGTCATCATCACCATTGTCTTGGTGCTGGTTGGTCTGGCCGTTGTCGTGATCCGCTACATGTTTAGACACAAGGGCTCATACAGCACCAACGAGGCCAAGGGCACAGAGTTCGCTGAGACAGCGGACGTAGCACTACGAGGTGACCCTGCCCTGCGGGACGCTGTGGATGGCAGCAAGAGGGAATACTTCATCTGA